In the genome of Treponema pedis, one region contains:
- a CDS encoding GntR family transcriptional regulator has translation MVIKKMKPIREQVYDGLKDMIFSGKISSGERIVEVDFSEKLGVSRTPLREALRMLELEGFVSCSEKGGVIVNYISVQDIEEIYLIREALECIVIKEVIKKYSENMAAVDNILTKTASLIENKAPYEEIIAMFEKFNQTLYNISRLKHVSKLINNMKEYSKRFRLLCLQDETRLKEAFDEHCKLVEIIKKKDIDEALKLNKIHLKKSMNFVLEKMTELK, from the coding sequence ATGGTTATAAAAAAAATGAAGCCTATCAGGGAACAGGTATACGACGGATTAAAAGATATGATTTTTAGCGGAAAAATTTCTTCAGGAGAAAGAATTGTAGAAGTGGATTTTTCCGAAAAACTCGGTGTAAGCAGGACGCCTTTGAGGGAAGCCTTGCGTATGCTGGAACTTGAAGGGTTTGTATCCTGTTCCGAAAAAGGCGGCGTTATAGTAAATTATATATCGGTTCAAGATATAGAAGAAATTTATTTGATAAGAGAAGCTTTGGAATGTATAGTCATAAAAGAAGTTATAAAAAAATACAGCGAAAATATGGCGGCGGTTGATAATATTTTAACGAAAACCGCAAGTCTTATAGAAAATAAAGCCCCTTATGAAGAAATTATAGCTATGTTTGAAAAGTTTAATCAAACTCTTTACAACATATCCCGATTGAAACATGTTTCCAAACTTATAAACAATATGAAAGAATATTCAAAAAGATTCCGTCTTTTGTGTCTGCAAGACGAAACCCGCCTTAAAGAAGCCTTTGACGAGCATTGTAAATTGGTCGAGATTATTAAGAAAAAGGATATCGACGAGGCCTTAAAGCTCAATAAAATTCACTTAAAAAAATCTATGAATTTTGTCTTGGAAAAAATGACCGAACTGAAATAA
- a CDS encoding 2-hydroxycarboxylate transporter family protein, which yields MAKKNFKELFDIREGKWGGLNFPIFLCMLVLTCVTIYVPFGEKESGFLRSNFISIFALLAVFGILFGEIGDRIPFWNSYVGGGTVMVFFAAAIFGTYKLVPEPVIKSVNIFYGKQPVNFLEIFIPALIVGSVLTIDRKILIKSLSGYIPLIIIGVIGAAVSGVLSGLIFGKNPIDVIMNYVLPIMGGGTGAGAIPMSEMWASKTGKPASEWFAFAISILTIANIIAILTGAVLNKLGEKRAALTGNGNLVMNSSNEQIKTEEASVKCEMIDVLRLL from the coding sequence ATGGCGAAAAAGAATTTTAAGGAATTGTTCGATATTCGGGAAGGTAAATGGGGCGGTTTAAATTTCCCAATCTTCTTATGCATGTTGGTTCTAACCTGTGTTACGATTTATGTTCCGTTCGGTGAAAAAGAATCCGGGTTTTTAAGGTCCAACTTTATATCAATATTCGCATTGCTTGCGGTTTTTGGTATTTTGTTCGGAGAAATAGGCGACAGGATTCCGTTTTGGAACAGTTATGTAGGCGGCGGTACGGTAATGGTTTTCTTTGCCGCTGCGATTTTCGGTACCTACAAACTTGTTCCCGAGCCGGTTATAAAATCCGTAAATATTTTTTACGGCAAACAGCCGGTAAACTTTTTGGAAATATTTATTCCGGCGCTTATTGTAGGCTCCGTTTTGACAATCGACAGAAAAATCTTGATAAAATCTCTAAGCGGTTATATTCCCCTTATAATAATAGGGGTAATCGGAGCTGCGGTTTCAGGTGTTCTTTCGGGGCTAATCTTCGGAAAAAATCCTATAGATGTTATAATGAACTATGTTCTTCCGATAATGGGAGGCGGAACGGGTGCGGGAGCGATTCCCATGTCGGAAATGTGGGCTTCAAAAACGGGTAAGCCGGCAAGCGAATGGTTTGCATTCGCAATTTCCATACTTACTATTGCAAATATTATTGCAATTTTAACGGGTGCCGTTTTAAATAAGCTCGGAGAAAAAAGAGCCGCACTTACGGGTAACGGCAATTTGGTAATGAATTCTTCCAATGAACAAATTAAGACTGAAGAAGCGTCCGTAAAATGTGAAATGATTGATGTTTTGCGGCTTTTGTAA
- a CDS encoding 2-hydroxycarboxylate transporter family protein — MTGILFIAAHILGEVWESFGFSFEIHRLAFLIILTMILNIAGVIPQKLKTGAKIMQNFFSKYTIWILMTSVGFSTDVKEILAALSFSNLVIALSIVFGAVIFIMFVAKKMKFYPIEAGITAGLCMANRGGAGDVAVLGAANRMELMSFAQISSRIGGAMMLILGSIIFGIFA, encoded by the coding sequence ATGACCGGTATATTGTTTATTGCAGCTCATATTTTAGGAGAGGTTTGGGAAAGTTTCGGATTTTCGTTCGAAATACATAGACTTGCCTTTTTAATTATTTTAACTATGATTTTAAATATAGCGGGAGTAATTCCGCAAAAATTGAAGACGGGCGCAAAAATAATGCAAAACTTTTTTTCCAAATATACTATTTGGATATTGATGACGTCCGTAGGTTTTTCGACCGATGTAAAAGAAATTTTAGCGGCTCTTTCTTTTTCAAATCTGGTAATAGCTCTTTCCATTGTTTTCGGAGCGGTAATTTTTATAATGTTTGTTGCTAAAAAAATGAAATTTTATCCTATCGAAGCCGGTATTACGGCAGGGCTTTGTATGGCTAACAGAGGCGGCGCGGGAGATGTTGCCGTTTTAGGCGCCGCTAACAGAATGGAGCTTATGTCTTTTGCACAAATTTCCTCGCGTATAGGCGGAGCTATGATGCTTATTTTGGGTTCCATAATATTCGGAATTTTTGCATAA
- a CDS encoding oxaloacetate decarboxylase subunit alpha produces MKTVKIMETCLRDGHQSLMATRLKTEEMLPIVETMDMAGYYSMEMWGGATFDAAIRFLEEDPWDRLREIRKRTKHTKLQMLLRGQNLLGYRHYADDVVDKFIEKAVYNGIDVIRIFDALNDIRNLKQACLSVKKYKGHAQLTICYTISPFHTIEYYKKLAMEMQKLGADSIAVKDMSGILLPDVSFKLIKELKSVLTVPLELHTHATAGLASMSYLKAVEAGVDIIDTAISPLAGGSSQPATESIGRALQELGYGTGLDMDILKKIAEYFKPIRNKYMEQGIMNPQALMTEPSIIEYQLPGGMLSNMLLQLKSQKAEHRYEEVLREIPEVRKDMGYPPLVTPLSQMVGTQAVFNVLSGERYKTIAKEIKDYVKGLYGKPPAIISAEIKEKIIGSEEVFTGRPADLINNEYDKLKEESKAFAKTEEDVLTYSMFPKIAQGYLEKKYAPKIKERHIYIV; encoded by the coding sequence GTGAAAACTGTTAAAATTATGGAAACCTGTTTACGGGACGGTCATCAATCGCTGATGGCCACCCGTTTAAAAACGGAAGAAATGCTGCCCATAGTTGAAACTATGGATATGGCGGGGTATTATTCTATGGAAATGTGGGGCGGTGCAACCTTTGATGCCGCAATCCGCTTTTTAGAAGAAGACCCTTGGGACAGGCTTAGAGAAATTCGAAAACGTACGAAACATACAAAACTGCAAATGCTTTTACGCGGGCAAAATCTTTTAGGGTACAGGCATTATGCCGATGATGTCGTAGATAAATTTATCGAAAAAGCCGTTTACAACGGAATTGATGTAATACGCATCTTTGATGCATTAAACGATATAAGGAATTTAAAACAAGCTTGCCTTTCCGTAAAAAAATATAAAGGGCATGCTCAGCTTACTATATGTTATACTATAAGTCCCTTTCATACAATTGAGTACTATAAAAAGCTTGCAATGGAAATGCAAAAACTCGGAGCGGATTCTATAGCGGTAAAAGATATGTCGGGAATCTTACTTCCCGATGTTTCTTTTAAACTGATAAAAGAATTAAAAAGCGTTTTAACGGTTCCGCTTGAACTTCATACGCATGCTACGGCGGGTCTTGCAAGTATGTCTTATTTAAAAGCGGTTGAAGCCGGTGTTGATATAATCGATACGGCAATATCTCCGTTGGCGGGAGGAAGCTCTCAGCCTGCAACCGAAAGTATCGGACGGGCATTACAGGAATTGGGATACGGCACAGGGTTGGACATGGATATATTAAAAAAAATAGCCGAATACTTTAAACCTATAAGAAATAAATATATGGAACAGGGTATTATGAATCCGCAAGCCCTTATGACGGAGCCTTCTATCATAGAATATCAGCTCCCGGGCGGTATGCTTTCCAATATGCTTTTACAGTTAAAATCCCAAAAAGCTGAACATAGATATGAAGAGGTTTTAAGGGAAATACCCGAAGTAAGAAAGGATATGGGTTATCCTCCTTTGGTAACTCCCTTAAGCCAGATGGTAGGGACACAAGCCGTTTTTAATGTGCTTTCAGGCGAGCGTTATAAAACGATAGCGAAAGAAATTAAGGACTATGTAAAAGGCTTGTACGGCAAACCTCCGGCAATTATTTCGGCGGAGATAAAAGAAAAAATTATAGGGAGTGAAGAGGTTTTTACCGGAAGACCTGCCGATTTGATTAATAATGAGTACGATAAGTTAAAGGAAGAATCAAAAGCTTTTGCAAAAACGGAAGAAGATGTTTTAACATATTCTATGTTTCCTAAAATAGCGCAAGGCTATCTTGAAAAAAAATATGCTCCTAAAATAAAAGAGCGGCATATTTATATTGTTTAA
- a CDS encoding OadG family protein, producing the protein MKGFLTENGYIGITEAVYITSVSMAVVFVVLILISLIVSFMKYIPKEKTVSDKKLKKETDTNTGKHRINYGDEKIRVAAAVAAMEAAGEKDGAVIHIRSVKELGEIK; encoded by the coding sequence GTGAAAGGTTTTTTAACGGAAAACGGATATATAGGTATTACCGAAGCCGTTTATATAACATCGGTAAGTATGGCCGTCGTCTTTGTTGTTCTTATTTTAATTTCGTTGATTGTTTCTTTTATGAAATACATTCCGAAGGAAAAAACCGTTTCGGATAAAAAATTAAAAAAAGAAACGGATACGAACACCGGAAAACACCGCATAAATTACGGTGATGAAAAAATAAGAGTTGCGGCCGCAGTTGCGGCAATGGAAGCCGCAGGGGAAAAAGACGGTGCCGTTATACATATACGTTCAGTAAAAGAATTGGGAGAAATAAAATGA
- a CDS encoding biotin/lipoyl-containing protein has translation MIKVYKIKIDNKVYEVELESVTEKDGVISVCNDTPLEKKDNFEKTESAGGIAVEAPMQGLVLDIFVSVGDTVSEGEELIVLEAMKMQTPIVAPLAGRIKTISVLKGENVETGKVLLTLE, from the coding sequence ATGATAAAGGTTTATAAAATAAAAATCGATAACAAGGTATATGAGGTGGAACTTGAATCCGTTACCGAAAAAGACGGTGTAATATCAGTATGCAATGATACGCCTCTTGAAAAAAAAGATAATTTTGAAAAAACGGAAAGCGCAGGCGGTATTGCGGTTGAAGCTCCTATGCAGGGCTTGGTTTTGGATATTTTTGTTTCCGTAGGAGATACGGTTTCGGAAGGAGAGGAGCTGATAGTTTTGGAAGCAATGAAAATGCAAACCCCCATTGTAGCTCCTCTTGCAGGAAGAATTAAAACAATATCCGTTTTAAAAGGCGAAAATGTAGAAACGGGCAAAGTCTTGCTTACCCTTGAATAG